In Treponema sp. OMZ 798, the following proteins share a genomic window:
- a CDS encoding ABC transporter ATP-binding protein: MNILTLTEISKIYGDLKALDKINLTVEEGEWLSIMGPSGSGKTTLMNIIGCMDKPSLGKIDLAGQDISKLSSKELTIVRRDMIGLVFQQFHLVNYLTALENVMMAQYYHSLPDEKEALEALESVGLKERAKHLPNQLSGGEQQRVCIARALINHPKLLLADEPTGNLDEKNEKLVMEIFEKLHNAGSTIIVVTHDPEVADQAERMVVLEHGKIARIEKMSRVRPARGENV, encoded by the coding sequence ATGAATATTTTAACCTTAACCGAAATTTCTAAAATATACGGAGATCTTAAAGCCCTCGATAAAATAAATTTGACGGTTGAAGAGGGGGAGTGGCTTTCGATAATGGGGCCTTCAGGTTCGGGAAAAACCACTTTGATGAATATAATAGGCTGTATGGATAAGCCTTCTTTGGGAAAGATTGATTTAGCAGGGCAGGACATTTCAAAACTTTCTTCCAAGGAATTGACCATAGTCAGAAGGGATATGATAGGCTTGGTTTTTCAGCAATTTCATCTTGTAAACTATCTTACAGCCCTTGAAAATGTTATGATGGCCCAATACTATCACAGCCTCCCCGATGAAAAGGAAGCTCTTGAAGCCCTTGAAAGTGTGGGCTTAAAAGAAAGAGCCAAGCATCTTCCCAATCAATTATCGGGGGGAGAGCAGCAGCGTGTCTGTATTGCACGAGCCCTGATAAATCATCCAAAGCTCCTCCTTGCCGATGAACCTACTGGAAACCTTGACGAAAAAAACGAAAAACTTGTTATGGAAATTTTTGAAAAGCTTCACAATGCCGGAAGTACAATCATAGTTGTAACCCACGATCCTGAGGTCGCAGATCAGGCTGAACGGATGGTTGTTCTTGAGCATGGTAAGATAGCAAGAATCGAAAAAATGAGTAGGGTAAGACCTGCAAGAGGAGAGAATGTATGA
- a CDS encoding FtsX-like permease family protein, with product MENLQIKKLTVFELAKLNMKRKPFRTASLIILTAVLAFSLFAGSFLVKSLKGGMSSLSNRLGADIIVVPQGYDSKIESALLRGEPNSFYFDAEVVERIKKIEGVELASPQLFIATLSAGCCSFPLQIIGIDFDSDFNVKPWLKKQIKLSLLDNQIVVGSNISGDYNSQVKFFNQPFVIAGRLSKTGMGFDNSIFMTIENARKLAKEYERIMQHPVAKDENLISSVMVKINPRYDVKAVAKKIREEFKGEEIYPLISKRMMTNISSSISSLNIYVYILIAILWLLSFIVLAVSFSSIFNERKEEFGMLRIIGSTKKKLFELAVLESLIISMSGAIIGTALSCLIVFLFNRAIVTGMKLPFLNPSFIWILGCFLLTFVLISIIGPLAALKTMYNFTKKEPALSQG from the coding sequence ATGGAAAATTTACAGATAAAAAAACTGACAGTATTTGAGCTTGCAAAATTAAACATGAAGAGAAAGCCTTTTAGAACTGCAAGCTTAATTATTCTTACGGCTGTTTTAGCCTTTAGTTTATTTGCAGGCAGCTTTTTGGTAAAAAGTTTAAAAGGGGGAATGTCGTCCCTGTCGAACCGTCTGGGTGCAGATATTATTGTCGTTCCTCAAGGCTATGATTCAAAAATTGAAAGTGCCTTATTGAGAGGGGAGCCGAATAGTTTCTATTTTGATGCGGAAGTTGTGGAACGCATCAAAAAAATTGAAGGTGTTGAACTTGCATCTCCCCAGCTTTTTATTGCAACCCTTTCTGCAGGCTGCTGTTCTTTTCCTTTGCAAATTATCGGTATTGATTTTGATTCCGATTTTAATGTAAAACCTTGGCTTAAAAAACAAATAAAACTTTCTCTTTTAGATAATCAAATTGTGGTTGGAAGTAATATATCGGGAGATTATAATTCTCAAGTAAAATTTTTTAATCAGCCCTTTGTTATTGCAGGACGCTTGAGCAAAACCGGAATGGGATTCGATAATTCTATTTTTATGACAATAGAAAATGCAAGAAAACTTGCAAAAGAATATGAAAGAATTATGCAGCATCCTGTTGCGAAAGATGAAAATTTGATTTCAAGTGTTATGGTAAAAATAAACCCAAGATACGATGTAAAAGCTGTTGCTAAAAAGATAAGGGAAGAATTTAAGGGAGAAGAAATCTATCCTTTAATATCAAAAAGAATGATGACAAATATATCTTCAAGTATTTCAAGCTTGAATATCTATGTTTATATTCTTATTGCAATCCTATGGCTTCTTTCATTTATAGTTTTGGCGGTTTCTTTTTCTTCGATTTTTAATGAGCGCAAAGAAGAATTCGGAATGTTAAGGATAATAGGAAGCACCAAAAAAAAGTTATTTGAGCTTGCAGTTTTGGAGTCTCTTATTATAAGCATGTCGGGAGCGATTATAGGTACAGCTCTATCGTGTTTGATTGTTTTTTTATTTAACCGGGCAATTGTTACAGGAATGAAGCTGCCTTTTTTAAACCCTTCTTTTATTTGGATACTCGGCTGTTTTCTTTTAACATTTGTGCTTATTTCGATAATAGGCCCCCTTGCAGCCCTTAAAACCATGTACAATTTTACAAAAAAAGAACCGGCCTTATCGCAAGGGTAA
- a CDS encoding fumarate hydratase, producing MHIVEAKKITEEVKRMAIEAAYYLPQDVLTSLKMSREAEKWSLARDTLDQIIENADIAKRTNSPMCQDTGMAVIFVTIGQDVHIEGGYIEDAINEGVRQGYTEGYLRKSVVADPVYNRVNTKDNTPAVIHYNIVPGDKLHIMFAGKGFGSENMSRLAMLKPSDGLEGVKKFILETVELAGPNPCPPIVVGVGIGGTVDKVTLIAKKALMRPMDSYNPDPFYADLEKEMLEKVNALGIGPQGYGGKTTALRVLIETYPTHIAGLPICVNINCHATRHKEVTL from the coding sequence ATGCACATTGTAGAAGCAAAAAAAATTACGGAAGAAGTTAAGAGGATGGCCATTGAGGCTGCCTATTATCTTCCGCAAGATGTATTAACAAGTTTAAAGATGTCGCGGGAAGCCGAAAAATGGAGTCTGGCCCGTGATACTCTCGATCAGATTATAGAAAACGCCGATATTGCAAAAAGAACGAATTCGCCCATGTGCCAAGATACGGGAATGGCCGTAATCTTTGTTACGATCGGACAAGATGTACACATTGAAGGCGGCTACATTGAAGACGCTATCAATGAGGGTGTAAGGCAGGGCTACACGGAAGGCTATTTAAGAAAATCCGTTGTTGCCGATCCGGTTTACAACAGGGTAAACACAAAGGATAATACGCCTGCCGTAATTCATTATAATATTGTTCCGGGCGATAAACTTCATATTATGTTTGCAGGCAAGGGCTTCGGCTCCGAGAACATGTCCCGCCTTGCAATGCTTAAGCCTTCCGACGGCCTTGAGGGGGTAAAAAAATTCATATTGGAAACTGTAGAACTTGCAGGGCCCAACCCCTGTCCTCCCATAGTAGTAGGTGTCGGAATAGGAGGCACTGTAGATAAGGTAACCTTAATAGCCAAAAAAGCCTTGATGAGACCGATGGATAGTTATAATCCTGATCCTTTCTATGCAGATTTAGAAAAAGAAATGCTTGAGAAAGTCAACGCCTTAGGAATTGGCCCCCAAGGTTACGGCGGAAAGACTACAGCTTTGCGTGTTTTAATTGAGACCTATCCTACACATATTGCAGGTCTTCCTATTTGTGTAAATATAAATTGTCATGCAACACGCCATAAGGAAGTTACTTTATAA
- a CDS encoding ABC transporter permease: MFWRMIAGSLFRQKGKMVMIAFTIALGASLSTSMLNTMLGVGDKVNQELKTYGANINVAHKESSLLDDIYGEESGNTKKFLKEDELYKIKTIFWAYNIVDYAPFLNVQVDYAGADKPVRLSGTWFDFLIDLHTGQEVITGIRRMRTWWEVNGNWVSDDDNSSCMVGSLFAGRNNIRVGDEIKLTSAAASKTLKVSAIFNSGSNEDEVIFTTLHTAQEFLGKTNVCESIEVSALTTPDNDLARKAARSPLSLTIKEMEIWYCTAYVSSICYQIQEVITDAVAKPIRQVAESEGAILNKTTLLMLLITILSLIASALGISNLVTASVMDRRAEIGLKKAIGASNIAVTVSVLTEVMVIGIIGGSAGYFIGLGLTQIIGRSVFGSAIPPAPMVIPIVVLIIFLITLLGSLPSVKYLLKLNPTEVLHGK; the protein is encoded by the coding sequence ATGTTTTGGAGAATGATAGCCGGCTCCCTTTTTAGGCAAAAAGGAAAAATGGTAATGATAGCTTTTACGATTGCCTTAGGAGCAAGCCTTTCAACTTCTATGCTTAACACAATGCTGGGTGTAGGAGATAAGGTAAACCAAGAACTTAAAACCTATGGAGCCAATATTAATGTTGCTCATAAGGAATCTTCTCTTTTAGATGATATTTACGGGGAAGAATCCGGAAATACAAAAAAATTTTTAAAAGAAGATGAATTGTATAAGATTAAAACCATATTTTGGGCATACAATATTGTCGATTATGCGCCATTTTTAAATGTGCAAGTTGACTATGCCGGGGCGGATAAGCCTGTCCGCTTGTCGGGTACATGGTTTGATTTTTTGATAGACTTGCATACGGGGCAGGAGGTTATAACCGGAATAAGAAGAATGCGTACCTGGTGGGAGGTAAACGGAAACTGGGTTTCGGATGATGATAATTCTTCCTGCATGGTAGGAAGTCTTTTTGCGGGAAGAAACAATATTAGGGTAGGGGATGAAATTAAACTGACAAGCGCTGCAGCCTCTAAAACCTTAAAGGTCTCTGCAATCTTTAATTCTGGAAGCAATGAAGATGAGGTAATTTTTACTACCTTGCATACGGCCCAAGAATTTTTAGGAAAGACAAATGTTTGTGAAAGCATCGAGGTAAGTGCCTTGACAACTCCCGACAATGATTTGGCAAGAAAGGCTGCAAGAAGCCCTTTAAGTCTAACGATAAAGGAAATGGAAATATGGTATTGTACCGCCTATGTAAGCAGCATTTGTTATCAGATTCAGGAAGTTATAACCGATGCGGTTGCAAAGCCGATAAGACAAGTGGCAGAATCGGAAGGTGCTATTTTAAATAAAACAACCCTTCTCATGCTTTTAATTACGATTTTAAGTTTGATAGCTTCGGCCCTAGGTATTTCAAACTTGGTAACTGCAAGCGTTATGGATAGAAGGGCCGAAATCGGTTTAAAAAAAGCTATCGGGGCCAGCAATATTGCAGTTACCGTTTCGGTTTTAACCGAGGTTATGGTGATAGGAATTATCGGAGGCTCTGCCGGATATTTTATAGGTTTGGGCTTAACTCAGATAATAGGCCGAAGCGTCTTCGGTTCTGCAATTCCTCCGGCTCCCATGGTCATTCCTATTGTGGTGCTTATTATTTTTTTGATTACCCTTTTGGGAAGTCTTCCGTCGGTAAAATATTTATTAAAACTAAATCCCACGGAAGTTTTACACGGAAAATAA
- a CDS encoding ABC transporter permease — translation MTKNKMYFKMIISSLVRRRSRMLVALLAIAIGSTVLSGLLTIYYDIPRQMGTVFRSYGANMIFLPSESDIKISKEQIDKIKKEIESEKLVGFAPYIYKPAKVNEQPYMIAATNLINAKNNSPYWLVRGQWPNEKKEVLIGHEISKAIGLSVGDNFIVNTPKPDGDVTVNEFKVSGIVTTGGVEEEFIFMSLEDIKNIIGYNDVFDVIECSIDGNRDYLNLIAEKVLKNAEGITPRLVKRVTESQDTVLSKLQALVWIVTIIVLFLTMICVTTTMMAVVVERRKEIGLKKALGASNKSVVIDFLGEAVMLGLMGGVLGVGLGYLFANNVSISVFAREVSFPIRLAPFTVISSIVITIVSSLFPVRATVDVDPALVLRGE, via the coding sequence ATGACTAAAAATAAGATGTATTTTAAAATGATAATAAGTTCTTTAGTGCGGCGCCGTTCAAGAATGTTGGTAGCTTTGCTGGCTATTGCAATCGGTTCAACCGTTTTATCGGGCTTATTGACTATTTATTACGACATTCCGCGGCAGATGGGAACTGTGTTCCGCTCATACGGAGCAAATATGATATTTCTTCCTTCCGAAAGCGATATAAAAATAAGCAAAGAGCAAATCGATAAAATAAAAAAAGAAATAGAATCTGAAAAACTTGTAGGCTTTGCTCCTTATATTTATAAACCTGCAAAGGTAAACGAGCAGCCCTATATGATAGCCGCAACCAATCTTATAAATGCAAAGAACAATAGTCCCTATTGGCTTGTACGCGGACAATGGCCTAACGAAAAAAAAGAAGTTTTAATCGGCCATGAAATCAGTAAGGCTATAGGTTTATCCGTAGGAGATAATTTTATTGTAAACACTCCTAAGCCTGACGGCGATGTAACCGTAAACGAGTTCAAGGTTTCAGGCATCGTTACTACCGGAGGTGTTGAAGAAGAGTTTATCTTTATGAGCCTTGAAGATATAAAAAATATTATAGGCTATAACGATGTCTTCGATGTAATCGAATGCAGTATTGACGGAAACAGGGATTATCTTAATTTGATTGCCGAAAAAGTTTTAAAAAATGCTGAAGGCATTACCCCCCGTCTTGTTAAGCGTGTTACAGAATCCCAGGACACGGTTTTAAGTAAACTACAAGCCCTTGTTTGGATTGTTACAATCATCGTTTTGTTTTTGACTATGATATGCGTAACTACAACCATGATGGCTGTAGTAGTTGAACGCCGAAAAGAAATCGGTTTAAAAAAAGCCCTAGGTGCATCCAATAAAAGTGTTGTTATAGATTTTTTGGGAGAAGCTGTTATGCTCGGCCTTATGGGAGGGGTTTTGGGAGTGGGGCTCGGCTACTTATTTGCAAATAATGTAAGTATAAGCGTCTTTGCAAGAGAGGTTTCCTTTCCCATAAGACTGGCTCCCTTTACCGTTATTTCTTCCATAGTCATTACCATTGTTTCATCCCTCTTTCCCGTAAGGGCAACTGTGGATGTAGATCCGGCTCTTGTTTTGCGCGGAGAGTAA
- a CDS encoding FMN-binding protein — MKHYKIILAALCVTCIFSCSKPETKKTVKYKDGVYKALSGLKDDWGGTAEVEIKVENNKIVECTFLSYEKNGNLKGPDYGKTDGVIKNMGLYKIAQASVLRSAEYGQKLVEAQNIDEVDVIAGASISYKLFKDAVETALKDAKEN, encoded by the coding sequence ATGAAGCATTATAAAATTATTTTGGCTGCACTTTGTGTTACTTGTATTTTTTCTTGTTCAAAACCGGAAACAAAGAAAACCGTAAAATATAAAGACGGTGTCTATAAGGCTCTTTCGGGGCTTAAAGATGATTGGGGTGGAACGGCGGAAGTCGAAATAAAGGTTGAAAACAATAAGATAGTAGAATGTACCTTTTTATCCTACGAAAAAAACGGAAACCTAAAGGGCCCCGATTACGGGAAAACGGATGGTGTTATAAAGAACATGGGGCTTTATAAGATTGCCCAAGCCTCGGTTTTACGCTCGGCAGAGTACGGTCAAAAATTGGTTGAGGCTCAAAACATTGATGAGGTCGATGTAATCGCCGGTGCTTCAATTTCTTATAAACTGTTTAAGGATGCTGTTGAAACTGCATTAAAGGATGCAAAAGAAAATTAA
- a CDS encoding DUF2259 domain-containing protein — MRKALISFCFIFCAFFLFAGDIATFVNLGFSPDGSKFAFGQYGLTDQTYRAYAEIYGVDVAENKFLPSGRFITSPTSETADKDSKNIFLSLLDRANFSLSKWNISDKNEGRAIYSATNSTINETTLIFKDFETNDEYKVMLYKDKKSNLEASFYIEVEIIKPSGNKIKKSTGQKGKTRSGVRDYAIKKVIIDNTNTSLIFVIEKHQYDKMGNSIRYMVETIKL, encoded by the coding sequence ATGCGTAAAGCTCTGATTTCTTTTTGTTTTATTTTTTGTGCTTTTTTTCTTTTTGCAGGCGATATTGCTACCTTTGTTAATTTAGGTTTTTCACCTGACGGAAGCAAATTTGCTTTCGGACAATACGGTTTAACAGATCAAACCTATCGTGCTTATGCAGAAATTTATGGAGTAGATGTAGCAGAAAATAAGTTTTTGCCTTCAGGCCGCTTTATAACAAGCCCTACCTCAGAGACAGCCGATAAAGACAGTAAAAATATATTTTTAAGCCTTTTAGACAGGGCTAATTTTTCTCTTTCAAAATGGAATATAAGCGATAAAAATGAAGGCAGGGCTATTTATTCGGCCACAAATTCTACAATAAACGAAACAACCTTGATCTTTAAAGATTTTGAAACCAATGATGAGTACAAGGTAATGCTCTACAAGGATAAAAAATCCAATTTAGAAGCTTCTTTTTATATTGAAGTTGAAATAATCAAACCCAGCGGCAATAAGATAAAAAAATCAACAGGTCAAAAAGGAAAGACCAGATCAGGTGTACGCGATTATGCAATCAAAAAAGTAATCATCGATAATACAAACACAAGCCTCATCTTTGTAATCGAAAAACATCAATACGATAAAATGGGAAATTCTATCCGTTACATGGTAGAAACAATTAAACTTTAA